A single genomic interval of Daucus carota subsp. sativus chromosome 1, DH1 v3.0, whole genome shotgun sequence harbors:
- the LOC108219046 gene encoding uncharacterized protein LOC108219046 has translation MTNLTNLSFIALDISGENYLSWVQDVKLHLGSKKLSNTIKAENTSTVEENFTSIIFLRHHMHEDLKSEYLEVEDPFILWENLKDMFDHRKLVYLPAAENDWANLRLQDFRSVRAYSSALFKISSRLIMCGDVVTEKRKINKTLSTFHPNNINLVEMYRERKFTKFRDLLSTLLVAEQNHELVIKNHQSRPTRSAPLPEVNNTTFQQNVRGKGHGGGRGHGRYRGRGRGRGHLRPYNSSGHQKWQPETQTKRKAPQGGKTDNLCHKCGMEGHWSRNCYIPQHLVDLY, from the coding sequence ATGACAAATCTTACAAACTTGTCGTTCATTGCGTTGGACATTTCTGGGGAGAATTATTTATCGTGGGTACAAGATGTAAAGTTGCACTTGGGTTCAAAGAAATTAAGCAACACAATAAAGGCAGAAAACACATCCACGGTTGAAGAAAACTTTACCTCTATTATTTTTCTCCGACACCACATGCATGAagatttaaaatctgaataccTAGAAGTCGAGGATCCCTTTATTTTATGGGAAAATCTAAAGGATATGTTCGATCATCGGAAACTAGTTTATCTACCTGCAGCTGAAAATGATTGGGCTAATCTAAGGCTTCAAGATTTTAGGAGTGTTCGGGCATATAGCTCAGCACTATTCAAAATAAGCTCTAGGCTCATTATGTGTGGTGATGTTGTTACTGAGAAAAGAAAGATCAACAAAACATTATCTACTTTTCATCCCAATAATATCAACTTAGTCGAGATGTACAGGGAGCGCAAGTTTACCAAGTTTAGGGATCTCCTTTCAACCCTCCTTGTTGCCGAGCAGAATCATGAATTGGTGATTAAGAATCATCAATCCCGTCCAACGAGATCTGCCCCTTTACCAGAAGTAAATAACACAACATTCCAGCAGAATGTACGTGGAAAAGGGCATGGAGGTGGACGAGGCCATGGTCGCTATCGTGGACGAGGCCGTGGTCGTGGGCATCTTCGTCCTTATAATAGCTCTGGTCACCAGAAGTGGCAACCTGAAACACAGACCAAAAGAAAGGCACCACAAGGAGGGAAAACTGACAATTtatgtcacaagtgtggaatgGAAGGGCATTGGTCACGTAATTGTTATATCCCACAACATCTTGTTGATTTATATTAG
- the LOC108209246 gene encoding uncharacterized protein LOC108209246 isoform X2, whose translation MATSLPSPSLSPSLPSTKTPKTTPKKLPTPSEMIAHYESKGLTTQQASLRVIEDLQKALFRKLVVENTTRKAVNAGDTTAAGVSSGRKLDVINSRLMNLDMKVDTKPGYPQALAIGVASGVMVNGIGAVVPHLASSFANLWNAVRNFSSGGGE comes from the exons ATGGCAACTTCTCTCCCATCTCCCTCACTATCCCCCTCACTACCCTCCACCAAAACCCCAAAAACCACACCCAAAAAGCTCCCCACCCCATCCGAAATGATAGCCCACTATGAATCCAAAGGCCTCACCACCCAACAAGCTTCTCTCAGAGTCATTGAAGACCTCCAGAAAGCTCTCTTTCGGAAGCTCGTTGTCGAAAACACCACTCGGAAGGCTGTCAATGCTGGGGACACAACTGCAGCTGGGGTTTCGAGTGGTCGAAAATTGGATGTGATTAATAGTAGGCTAATGAATTTGGATATGAAGGTGGACACGAAACCTGGGTATCCGCAGGCTTTGGCTATCGGAGTTGCTTCGGGTGTGATGGTTAATGGGATTGGTGCTGTTGTGCCTCATTTGGCATCCTCTTTCGCCAATTTGTGGAATGCTGTTCGGAATTTTTCTAGTGGCGGTG GAGAATGA
- the LOC108209246 gene encoding uncharacterized protein LOC108209246 isoform X1, protein MATSLPSPSLSPSLPSTKTPKTTPKKLPTPSEMIAHYESKGLTTQQASLRVIEDLQKALFRKLVVENTTRKAVNAGDTTAAGVSSGRKLDVINSRLMNLDMKVDTKPGYPQALAIGVASGVMVNGIGAVVPHLASSFANLWNAVRNFSSGGVQIKEVNFDSPFV, encoded by the exons ATGGCAACTTCTCTCCCATCTCCCTCACTATCCCCCTCACTACCCTCCACCAAAACCCCAAAAACCACACCCAAAAAGCTCCCCACCCCATCCGAAATGATAGCCCACTATGAATCCAAAGGCCTCACCACCCAACAAGCTTCTCTCAGAGTCATTGAAGACCTCCAGAAAGCTCTCTTTCGGAAGCTCGTTGTCGAAAACACCACTCGGAAGGCTGTCAATGCTGGGGACACAACTGCAGCTGGGGTTTCGAGTGGTCGAAAATTGGATGTGATTAATAGTAGGCTAATGAATTTGGATATGAAGGTGGACACGAAACCTGGGTATCCGCAGGCTTTGGCTATCGGAGTTGCTTCGGGTGTGATGGTTAATGGGATTGGTGCTGTTGTGCCTCATTTGGCATCCTCTTTCGCCAATTTGTGGAATGCTGTTCGGAATTTTTCTAGTGGCGGTG TTCAAATTAAGGAAGTGAATTTTGATAGCCCTTTCGTTTGA
- the LOC108209236 gene encoding protein DMR6-LIKE OXYGENASE 1, whose product MGEVDQSFIQAVEHRPKLTFTEAQGIPLIDLSISDTQLVVSQIGHACENWGFFQVINHGVPVKLREKLESASRSFFAQPKEEKLKVKRDELNPFGYYDTEHTKNVRDWKEVFDCTVENPTILPASPDPDDKELITLVNYWPENPKNFREACEEYAQEMTRLSFKLIELLALSLSLEANRFNEFFKESTSRLRLNYYPPCPVPDLVLGVGQHKDAGGLTILYQDSVGGLEVRQKSDGEWIRVKPTPNAYIINVGDAIQVWSNDKYESAEHRAMVNPAKERYSIPFFFDPAHSTTVKPLHELTSDENPPKFKAYNWGKFTMNRKQSNFKKLDVENIQTYHFRVSE is encoded by the exons ATGGGAGAAGTTGATCAGAGCTTTATCCAAGCTGTTGAACACAGGCCTAAACTCACTTTCACTGAGGCTCAAGGCATCCCATTGATTGATCTTTCAATATCAGATACACAACTTGTTGTTTCCCAAATAGGCCATGCTTGTGAAAACTGGGGGTTTTTCCAGGTGATCAATCACGGGGTTCCTGTAAAATTACGCGAAAAGCTCGAGTCTGCATCGAGGAGCTTCTTTGCTCAGCCGAAAGAGGAGAAGCTCAAGGTAAAGAGGGATGAATTGAATCCATTTGGATATTATGACACTGAGCACACTAAAAATGTTCGAGACTGGAAAGAAGTGTTCGATTGTACAGTTGAGAATCCAACAATATTGCCTGCTTCTCCGGATCCTGATGATAAGGAACTGATCACCTTGGTTAATTACTGGCCTGAAAATCCTAAAAATTTCAG GGAGGCATGCGAAGAATACGCTCAAGAAATGACAAGACTTTCTTTCAAATTAATAGAGCTCTTAGCTTTGAGCCTAAGCTTGGAAGCAAACAGGTTCAATGAGTTCTTTAAGGAGTCAACCAGCCGTCTCAGGCTCAACTACTATCCGCCCTGCCCTGTCCCTGACCTAGTCCTTGGCGTTGGTCAACATAAAGATGCAGGTGGCCTGACCATTCTGTATCAGGACAGTGTAGGAGGACTTGAAGTGAGGCAAAAATCTGATGGAGAGTGGATTAGGGTAAAACCTACTCCTAATGCTTACATTATCAATGTCGGCGATGCAATTCAG GTGTGGAGTAATGATAAGTATGAAAGTGCAGAGCACAGGGCAATGGTGAATCCAGCAAAGGAAAGATATTCGATTCCGTTTTTCTTTGATCCTGCTCATTCGACAACAGTGAAGCCTCTGCATGAGCTGACAAGTGATGAAAACCCTCCAAAGTTCAAGGCCTACAACTGGGGGAAGTTTACAATGAACAGAAAACAAAGTAATTTCAAGAAACTTGACGTAGAAAATATTCAGACATATCATTTCAGGGTATCTGAATAG